One Stenotrophomonas oahuensis genomic region harbors:
- a CDS encoding HigA family addiction module antitoxin, with the protein MLRSEEVPPLHPGTILSEDFMVPMRLSGRALACALNVSHTRIACIMRGNAAITADTALRLGHYFNTSPWFWMNLQVRFDLEMAERERPHPTAGICPSASDPEIGWWTGNDVGEGQ; encoded by the coding sequence ATGCTGCGCAGTGAGGAAGTGCCGCCGCTGCACCCCGGCACCATACTGTCCGAAGACTTCATGGTGCCGATGCGGCTTTCCGGCCGCGCGTTGGCGTGCGCGCTGAACGTGTCCCACACCCGCATTGCCTGCATCATGCGTGGCAACGCGGCCATCACCGCCGATACCGCGCTGCGCCTGGGGCACTACTTCAACACCTCACCGTGGTTCTGGATGAACCTGCAGGTCCGGTTTGATCTGGAAATGGCCGAGCGCGAACGGCCGCATCCCACCGCGGGCATCTGCCCTTCCGCCAGCGACCCGGAAATAGGGTGGTGGACCGGTAACGATGTCGGGGAGGGGCAGTGA